GAGGCGATGCTGCGCGACGCGGCGACGCTCGCCGAGCAGGAGCAGCACACCGTCACCTGGTACGCGTTCCGTCAGGACGCGACCACCTTCGGCGTCTTCGACACCTTCGCCGACGAGGCGGGCCGCCAGGCCCACCTCCAGGGCGCGATCGCCGCGGCGCTGATGGGCGCGGCCGAGACGATGC
This genomic interval from Streptacidiphilus rugosus AM-16 contains the following:
- a CDS encoding putative quinol monooxygenase, translating into MKIGLLARIEAKPEYADKVEAMLRDAATLAEQEQHTVTWYAFRQDATTFGVFDTFADEAGRQAHLQGAIAAALMGAAETMLSAPPVITPVDLLGVKAAR